DNA sequence from the Rhodothermales bacterium genome:
CGCCACTCGAGGAGATCGTAAAGCGAACGGAAAGCGGGCCGATAAGCATTCACGGAAAACGAGACACATACAACCTTCGTACCGCGAACACATTCGTCTGGGACCATGTCGGGGCAAACTCTACCGACGCCGGCGTAGCAAACAACTACCAGTCGATGATCGACTATTGGAAGGGGTTGATAGCGCTTCGAAAGAGCAGCTACGGTGCCGTCTTCCGAAGAGGGACAGCGGCTCCGGATGGATACTATGACTGGCTTCTGCCAACAAATGAGCACCTGCTAGGATACATAGTAGATCAGACGGTACTGGTACTGATCAACACGGATGAATCCCCTGCTACATTCTCCGTCGGTAAGTTGCCCGCGGGTACCTGGACGCAGGCGGCGGACTCCGATATTGTGAACCATGTTGCGGGTGTCCCGAACGTCTCCCCTGTGAATTCGAGCGGCGGAGAGCACAGCTTTGATGTTGCGGGTCCCGGGTTGGAGGTGTGGATTCGGAAGTGAGACCCCACGAACATGAAGGTGCCGGTGAAGATACCCGCGCCACCGCACGACAAGAAGTCAACCCCGGAATGACGGCCGACGAATTCCGTCACTTCGGCAGGGAGATCGTTGACTGGATTGCTGACTACTATGCCACGGTCGAGAAGTATCCAGTACGGTCCCAGGTAAAGCCTGGTGAGATCTGCGATCTACTTCCGGGGTCGCCGCCTGAAGAGCCCGAGCCGTTCGAACGTATTCTTGCCGACGTGGATCGCGTCGTCATGCCTGGTATAACACACTGGCAATCGCCGAATTTCTACGGCTACTTTCCGGCAAATACGTCGTACCCCTCAATTCTAGGCGAGCTTCTCTCTGCTGGTCTCGGCGTGCAGGGGATGTCGTGGTCGACGAGTCCGGCATGTACGGAACTGGAGACGCGGGTGCTGGACTGGTTGATTGATCTTCTGGGGTTGCCCGAGAGTTTTCGGTCAACAGGCAGCGGTGGCGGAGTCATCCAGGATTCGGCCTCCAGTGCAACGCTCTGCGCCATGCTCGCCGCGAGGGACCGACACCGTCGTGGCGCAGGCAAGACCGTCGATTCGACCGGGGTTCTTACGGCTTACGCCTCAAAGGATGCTCACTCCTCCGTGTCAAAAGCCGCCGGCATTGCCGGTATCGGGCGCGAGAATCTTCGAACAATCAGGTGCAGTGCAGATCGCGCCATGGATGTGACTGATCTCCGAGACCAGATTCTGGCGGATCGTCAAGCGGGCCATCAACCATTCTTCGTCTGCGCGATCGCCGGCACAACATCCACGCTGGCGTTCGATCCACTGGAAGAGATCGGTTCGATCTGCAGCGAGTTCGGATTGTGGCTTCACGTTGATGGCGCCATGGCGGGATCAGCGGCCGTCTGCCCGGAATTCCGATTCGTGCATGCCGGGTTGGAGCTAGCGGACAGCTACTGCTTCAATCCGCACAAGTGGTTGCTGACGAATTTCGATTGTGACTGCTTCTACGTGAAGGACCGGAACGATCTCCTCGAAGCGTTGTCGATTCTACCAGAGTACTTGCGAAACGCGGCGACCGATTCGGGACTTGTGATCGACTATCGCGACTGGCAGATACCGCTAGGCCGCAGGTTCAGGGCCCTCAAGCTGTGGTTCACAATGCGGGCGTACGGTGCCCGAGGTCTAAGAGAACATATCCGGCGGCACGTAGCGATAGCCAGCGCGCTGCGCGAATGGATCGCCGCCGACTCCGGTTTCGAGATTGTTAGGACGCCGCGACTCAACCTGGTTTGCTTCCGCCATCGCGGAGGGGATGAAATCAATCGACGCGCTATGGAGCAGGTGAACTCAACGGGTAGAATGTTTATCACACACACCTCCGTAGATGGCCAATTCGTGCTCCGGTTCTGCGTTGGCCAACCGAATACGACGCTTGATCACGTGCGGGCCTCGTGGGAGCTCCTGGCAAGTGCATTCCATTCACTCGAGTGAGCACCGCCCACACCCCGCTCTGAACGAATCAATCTCGATTTCATACGCATCGCGACCGACCGAATTGACTGCTCCGGGCATGACGCGTAACCTTCGAATCCCACAAAGATTTGCCTTAATGAGTAATGAAGCCATTCCACCTGGTTTTGACGTTGCTGCTCGGGGTCGGGCCGATGGCCGGCTGCGACTCCACCGAACCGACTGTCGACGACAACGGAGGCGACGTCACACCGAAGACCTCCGTCGTCTACGAGGTGTTCGGCACATACCGGACGTGCAACATCATTTATCGCGACTCCCTTGGAGTTGATCAGGAGCTTCCGGAGGAGCCTCTTGACTGGATCGACTCTGTGAAGGTCCCGGTTGATGAGTCGTTCCTTGCGCGCGTTACTGCTACGTGTGCTGACGTCGAGCGCGAGGGCAAGGCTACGATCCGTCTTTTTGTTGATGGCCTGCTGCTGGAGTCGGCCTCCGCACAGGGATATGGTAGTTCAGGAACGGCTCAGAGGCTGCTGTCACCATCAAGCTGATTCGTAGGGCGAACGAACACCTTTGTCGTGCTACGGTTCGTAGTTTCGAGCACAGACTTCTCACCCAACTGACATGAATCCTTATGCCTTACGCATTTTACAAGGTCCTGCATATTTTTGGCATCGCGATGATGCTGGTTGCGCTCGGCGGTGTGTACGTTCACGCCCTGAACAGCTCGGACAAGAAAGCGAATGCAGTGCGCCGGCTCGTGCTCATCCTCCATGGCATCGGGTCCTTCCTGATTCTGTTGGCGGGATTTGGGCTGCTGGCAAGACTTGGTGACCAGATGACAGGAATTCCGGGATGGGTGTGGCCAAAGCTGGCCATCTGGCTGGTCCTCTCGGGAGTCATGGCGGTCCCGTACCGCGACAAGACCCTGGCTCGGCTCCTGCTGATCGCGACGCCGTTTCTCGTGCTGGCTGCAGCATACTTCGCACTGTTCAAGCCGTTCTAGACCTTTGGCCGGTCTGGCGGCGCCGACGTTCGTATTCTGGATAGGTCAGCACGCACAAACTGTCCGAGTCCGATGGAATTCCCTGCCCCGTTCTACCGATGGCGACCCCATCCCTGGCATGGTCTGAAGACTGGTGACCGTGCCCCGGGAATCGTCCAGGCGTATATCGAGATAACGCCGTTCGACCTGGTGAAGTACGAGATTGACAAATCGACCGGCTACCTCATGGTCGATCGGCCAAACCGTAGTTCGTCTCAGCCGCCCACCCTGTACGGGTTCATCCCGAGAACCTACTGCTCACGTCAGGTCTGCGAGTTGTCCCCGACGGCCGCGCGCGGCGACCACGATCCCCTCGACATTTGCGTTGTCTCCGAGCGGCCGATCGATCGTGCCGAGATTATTGTGAACGCCCGTGTCGTAGGCGGCATTCAGATGGTCGACCACGGTGAGGCAGACGACAAGATCGTGGCCGTGCTTGAGAGCGACATTGTGTGGAGCGAGGCCCGCGACATCTCCGACCTTCCGGTCGTCTTCATCGAACGGATTCGTCATTACTTCGAGACGTACAAGCAGGTGCCGGGAACGCCGGTGAATGTGTCGATCGAGTCCGTCTACGGCGTAGACCACGCGACGAAAGTGGTCGCAGCGTCGATCGCCGACTATCAGGAGGGATTCGGCTCCTGACGTTTACGCGCTGCGCTTGCGACTAGCGGTCGGCGCTAAGCGAAGTCGCCGCCGGCAACAACGACGCCTGCATTCCGGCTGAGATCGTCAGCACGTCCCGAGATCCGGGTCGACGAGCCAGCAACTCACTCCCGCTGTCACGCAGCTCGAGGCCGGCTGAACTACCGCCCGCCGTATCGAACGTGATGATCGCAAGATGGGAGGCACTCTCGAACGCCTCCTCTGTTGCGAATCGTGATCCCGTGAGAGGAGCGAACCGACGTATCCATCGCGCGACAGCACTCGAATCCGCGATGGCCGAGGCGCCTGCCTCCTCCAGCATCCATCGTCCGGATAACCTCGAAACACCGAAACTGCCGTCCGACATTTCGACTCGGACTCCCGTGACGGCGTCTCCCGGCACGGACATGATCGTGCGGTCGCGCCAGTACTCTGCCGTTGCGTTAATCGACACCCTACCTCGACTTGAGAGGACACGATCGTCACCACCAAGCCTGACGTAGACAGTCTGATAGTCGGGACCGCTGTTGCCCACGATGAGCCGTCTTTCGTCATTACCCGCATGAACGACAATCGACGAGCCAAGGGAATCCACACCGAACTTGACCTGACGCTCAGGATTTGTCGATACAACGGAGGCGAAGCTTAACTCCTCCAGTTCGTCCAACAGCTGGTTTGTGCGCGTGGAATCGACCACCGACTCGACGGGCACGTTCATGCGCCATCGATCGCCGCTGCGCGCAATAACGACGGTATCCGCAGGCGTCGCAAGCGTGATCCGATCTGCCAGATCCCGATCGAATGTCCACTCCGGCAGTTCGACAGTGGTGTAGTCCGAGTCGAATGCACCGGCGAGCCAGGCGATAACGACCACCGTGACGAGCGCACCGACAAGTAAACCAATTCTGCTCATGCTGTTGGATTAGTAACGGTAAACAGTGACCCTGAATAACTTTACTTCGTGCACTAACTAGAGCTCGGCCGAGTCTCTCATGACGAACTGACGCGCGTCCCGTCGACGCCAACGAACGAGTCCAAAGACGACGATCAAAAGCGCCGGAGCCAGCATATTCCCGTACTTGATCCACGGCCTCAGATTCTCGTTGACCTCCCGAAGCGCGCGGGGTTCGATTTTCTTCGACCGGATCGTGAGCAAATCGCTTTCCTGCACCAGCCAGTCAACCATGTTGAGGCCAAACTCGATGTTGCCCGGAATACGACCAAGGACTGATTCGTTAATGAAGTCACCGTCCCCGACGACCACAATACGACTCGATACGCTCTCTCTTGACCGGTCATACGCACTCGGGAACGTGCCCGTGTAGGCCGCCGACAGAATGAAAGGACCGTCGCTGTAATTGGGGCGGCCCTCCATCATCGGCTGGATAAAGAAGAATCCTTCCTGCGTCGCGCTTCGAGCCGTGGAATACACGAGAGGTTGAACCTCCACACCAGCTGGAAGCGTGGCCGTCGTATCCACCGAACTGACAAAGTAGAATACTACCTCACGCAGTCGACTCACCATCAAGTTGTCGGGATTGAACCTGGATGCAATCGGGAAGAACGGATACTCGATCTGACGCGCGATGTTGAAAAATCCGGATTGCTGCTGTACCGTCACCGCCGAACTCTGCAGATCGGTAACGAGATCAGTTCGAAGGCCTACACCGTAAGCCTCCAGTACCGGTTCGAGTCCCACGCTCTGAGCCGTCGCCTGACCGGCCTGCAGATCGGCAGAGACAGTGTTGAGCATCAAGCCCAGACGTCCTCCGTCCATCACATAGCTATCGATGGCCCGCAAATGCAGATCCGGTATCGTGTCCGTTGGAGCCACGATTAGCAATGCGTCCGGCAAACGATCGAGGGTAGAGTCAACGACATTGACCTCCACAACCTCATAGTTGCGACCGAGCCCCTGTCGCAACGACGGCATATCCTGAAACACGTTCGGCTCGCCGTGGCCAGCCAGGAAGCCAACTGTTGGCAGTTCGTCGCGGGTCAGCCTGCGAATGGCACTCGTGATGTCGTACTCGAGCGTCGACAGGTCCTGGACGACCGGGATGACCTCTCGCTCTCCACCGTATTCGATGGACATGCCCATGTACGCATTCTTCAATTGAACATTGTCCTTCTCTATCACCTGAATCTGGACCGGAGGAATACGAAATCGCCGCGCCTCTTCTGCCACTTCCTCGTCCTGACCCGGGTCGATAAAGCGGTACTGGACGTTGCTGCCCGCGTAGGCGCGGTAGTCATCCAGCTTGTCCTTAAGGAATCGACGATTCGCACTGTACGGTGCAGGTAAATCGTCCGTGAAGAACGCCTTGAAGGTGACGGGGTCCTCCAATTCCTGGGCAAGTTTGACCGACGCGTCTGACAACGAGTACACGTTGTCGTCCGTCAGGTCAAGTCGGCCGAATATCGTCAACCCGATCAGGTTGATCACGACGATGATCCCACCGATGAGCACGATGCTTGATCTTGTAGTCCAGTCTCGCTTCATGTTAGTCTGCTGTTTGCTCGATGCCCTGACGACCGATCATTCCGGCCGCCTAGCCAGATTGTAGGCCGTGAGCAGGCTGAAGAACGCGGTGACCGAGACGTAGTACAGAACGTCACGTGTATCTATGACGCCCCTCAGCAAATTTTGATAATGGAAGTCGATGCCGAGATACTGGAGAAATCCGGAAAGCCATCCCGGGAAGAAGACGGTTACACGGTCTACCAGATACAGCGCAAATATGATTGCGAAGCCGATGATGAAGGCGATGATCTGGTTGCGTGTAAGACTGGATGCGAAGAGCCCGATTGCCGAACAGGCGACGCCCAGCAATACGAGTCCGATATAGCCGCCCACCGCAGCGCCTGCATCAATGTCGCCAAGCGTCGCGACGGTTGCTGCGTATAGAAGCGTGAGGCTAATCGCCACGACAAGAAGGATCGAGACGGCAACCAGCTTAGCTGCTATCACCTGCCAGTCTTTCACGGGCAGCGTCATCAGGAGCTCAATCGTTCCGGAGCGCCGTTCTTCCGCAAACGTCGACATGGTAATTGCCGGAATGAAGAAGAGAAAGATGAACGGCACGATGTCGAATACCGAGCGCAGTGATGCGAGGTTATCGAGAAACAGCGAGTTCGCAAAGAACCATCCCGTGATAAGCAGGAACACGCTGAGTACTACGTAGGCAGCGGGGCTGTCG
Encoded proteins:
- a CDS encoding ABC transporter permease subunit; protein product: MHETWILTKRELRAYFDSPAAYVVLSVFLLITGWFFANSLFLDNLASLRSVFDIVPFIFLFFIPAITMSTFAEERRSGTIELLMTLPVKDWQVIAAKLVAVSILLVVAISLTLLYAATVATLGDIDAGAAVGGYIGLVLLGVACSAIGLFASSLTRNQIIAFIIGFAIIFALYLVDRVTVFFPGWLSGFLQYLGIDFHYQNLLRGVIDTRDVLYYVSVTAFFSLLTAYNLARRPE
- a CDS encoding aspartate aminotransferase family protein, with the protein product MTADEFRHFGREIVDWIADYYATVEKYPVRSQVKPGEICDLLPGSPPEEPEPFERILADVDRVVMPGITHWQSPNFYGYFPANTSYPSILGELLSAGLGVQGMSWSTSPACTELETRVLDWLIDLLGLPESFRSTGSGGGVIQDSASSATLCAMLAARDRHRRGAGKTVDSTGVLTAYASKDAHSSVSKAAGIAGIGRENLRTIRCSADRAMDVTDLRDQILADRQAGHQPFFVCAIAGTTSTLAFDPLEEIGSICSEFGLWLHVDGAMAGSAAVCPEFRFVHAGLELADSYCFNPHKWLLTNFDCDCFYVKDRNDLLEALSILPEYLRNAATDSGLVIDYRDWQIPLGRRFRALKLWFTMRAYGARGLREHIRRHVAIASALREWIAADSGFEIVRTPRLNLVCFRHRGGDEINRRAMEQVNSTGRMFITHTSVDGQFVLRFCVGQPNTTLDHVRASWELLASAFHSLE
- a CDS encoding inorganic pyrophosphatase — translated: MEFPAPFYRWRPHPWHGLKTGDRAPGIVQAYIEITPFDLVKYEIDKSTGYLMVDRPNRSSSQPPTLYGFIPRTYCSRQVCELSPTAARGDHDPLDICVVSERPIDRAEIIVNARVVGGIQMVDHGEADDKIVAVLESDIVWSEARDISDLPVVFIERIRHYFETYKQVPGTPVNVSIESVYGVDHATKVVAASIADYQEGFGS
- a CDS encoding GldG family protein, with product MKRDWTTRSSIVLIGGIIVVINLIGLTIFGRLDLTDDNVYSLSDASVKLAQELEDPVTFKAFFTDDLPAPYSANRRFLKDKLDDYRAYAGSNVQYRFIDPGQDEEVAEEARRFRIPPVQIQVIEKDNVQLKNAYMGMSIEYGGEREVIPVVQDLSTLEYDITSAIRRLTRDELPTVGFLAGHGEPNVFQDMPSLRQGLGRNYEVVEVNVVDSTLDRLPDALLIVAPTDTIPDLHLRAIDSYVMDGGRLGLMLNTVSADLQAGQATAQSVGLEPVLEAYGVGLRTDLVTDLQSSAVTVQQQSGFFNIARQIEYPFFPIASRFNPDNLMVSRLREVVFYFVSSVDTTATLPAGVEVQPLVYSTARSATQEGFFFIQPMMEGRPNYSDGPFILSAAYTGTFPSAYDRSRESVSSRIVVVGDGDFINESVLGRIPGNIEFGLNMVDWLVQESDLLTIRSKKIEPRALREVNENLRPWIKYGNMLAPALLIVVFGLVRWRRRDARQFVMRDSAEL
- a CDS encoding DUF4340 domain-containing protein, coding for MSRIGLLVGALVTVVVIAWLAGAFDSDYTTVELPEWTFDRDLADRITLATPADTVVIARSGDRWRMNVPVESVVDSTRTNQLLDELEELSFASVVSTNPERQVKFGVDSLGSSIVVHAGNDERRLIVGNSGPDYQTVYVRLGGDDRVLSSRGRVSINATAEYWRDRTIMSVPGDAVTGVRVEMSDGSFGVSRLSGRWMLEEAGASAIADSSAVARWIRRFAPLTGSRFATEEAFESASHLAIITFDTAGGSSAGLELRDSGSELLARRPGSRDVLTISAGMQASLLPAATSLSADR